The window CCACACTTTTTTCGTACAGTGGCTAcagcttgttttgttgtttttaggtAATGTGACTCTAGTTTGAACTACAAACTTTGCATCGAGGGACAGAGATGCAACCATCTTTGGGAAAAACTCAGTTTGTGGTCAAATGGATGGACCATACCTACACCGTACCCCATGGAAAGTAGGCCAATACACTTCAAAAGAGTCTCACAAATAAGTCCTTATTGAAGAATCCGATGATGAAATACACACCGTCAGGGTCCATATATGTTTTTGCAGGAGATGAATACAGATAATTCACTTTGAATGTGAGCAAAACCGAAGCTCAaaagtgaaagaagaagaaatgaacgAATCAAATACACCATTTGAAAGAAGCCCACATTTAGGTCCTCTACAAAGCTTGCGTGGAAATTCACAGTATTCCAGGAAGGGTGACCCAATACGTCCCCGTCAGGGGGGCCATATCAATACTACAGCTTCACTGTGTTTGACATTTACGTTCCATTTAAAAGTAAGTAAATTAAAACATAAtcttatataaaaatgtagaTCGAACACACCCACATATCTAGATTTATTAAACCGTGAACTTTGACAGAAACCCTTCACCTAGCTGCGTCACTTCATGCTAAAGAGCAATCCATGCGTGTTGACACAGCAAACACCGCTGTCCGTCATTAAGCAAGGCCGCCCTACTTTCCAGTGTCATtgacactttaaaaaaacatcctcATTATTCTGTATGAGTCACTGTTCACAGACAACCTGCAAAAATATCACTTTTACCTGAAGTCACGTGCAGTAAAATTGTTCAATGCGACGCCACCGTGCGACTGGGAGAAGAAACGGCAGATTCCCGTCTTGGCCTTGTAGGCATACGCCTCTTCAGGCACCAACTTCATCCTggtctgaaaaagaaaatctcaatAAGGGTGTTGAAAGTTAAGCAGCCATTTATCTTCTTTATGAAATATCTAACTGAATACAACAATCATGTTCTGCTTAGTCCCACTACTTATTTCTCATCAAAATGTCAGAATGacctttttgttttaactgAGAATTTAACATTGATGGTATTCAATTATtgcaatatattatattatatatattaaatatagctTACTAAATATTTAGTAATCTAtcctatatataaatgttccttaattgttttgtttgttttttaccatTATTAGTATTCCAACAGATATGAAATTttagttgtattatgggggtgggatttaataagttttcttcttcccactccttttcaagcactatatgaTGTATAATTTGcaatttttgtgtacatgaactttggtgtttgttttggacatatttattgggTTTTTGCTTCTTTGGTcgaaatatggtttcttgtacacgaaaaggcattctatattttattttttattctgcttgaaacaaacaaataaactaaactaaacatcAAACGTTTCCTGAATGTCTCCACTGTCCTTCAGTCACTTGAAGAgcaaataaatcatttggtAACATCAAATAAAAGCTAATATTTACTGTAAAACATTAACTTACTTGTTTTAACCAAATCAAGGTCTGGACTGGGGAGCCTCCATTGCAGCCTTTATTTTGGTAAGAACAGTCTAGAACCTGCTGCACACTGAGTTCCACCAGCTGAGAGCTGTCAATGGCGTGGACGGACTGAACGGCATGAACCACGCTAAAGGCCCAACAGCTCCCGCACTGCAACGGTGAAATTcatcatgaaaaacaaaacagagacgTGGGCTTTCAGTGTGAACCGTGACAAATTGCTTTCTGCTGCCATCTACTGTCTGAAACGCCTCAGGTGTGCAGCTGGAACTCAAAATGATGCAACACAAGATAACAGGATAAATTATTGAAGACTGTTTTAAGcctgaaggaaaaaaataatcaaagggacttaaaaaaaagaagaaatttcTGTTTCAGGTTTTGCATTTGGCAATAAAGCTGAGGATCATTTGTAATATTtcaatactttcttttttttttaaatagattacACTGCCTTCCTGAGACGGGTCATTTTAGAGAGCAAGTATTTCATTATATACGAGTGCTTTTTTCCCGTTCAGCATAACATCTGCACACGCAATCTCTTTATTCTGACTGTTAGTATGCTTGGTCAGCATCATTCCCCACTAATTTGATAAAAACCTGAGTGCCTGGTGTAAAAATCCAATATTATGTTGCTCACTGTAGTTCCACAGTATCAGATCGATACAGAAAGCAAAATGAGTTATTATTGCTTGACCTGGAGATAAGTACACGAGATATTAAGAAACAACTGCTCTTTCTTTTGGGTCATAAAAGTGGGATCACGATATGACAATTTTATCAAAAAGCATTGAAGAGATGTGAGGGGGAttatggatcttttttttttttgcatggtgctttttatttttcagtctaTCCATCCTTGCGTCTGCTGCGGGACAACAGAGATAACGAAATCTGGGTGGAAAACCTGCAACATAGAAGCTGAATTGTACAGAATCTCCCCGGAGTGGTGCGCCTTACCTGAACTCAAGAGTGAAATGCATGCTGGTGTGTCGGCTTTAGGATGTATAGGCCTGCAGGATAGCAGTTTTACAGTGAAAATATCATTCCCAATGGCAAATTGACTAACTAAAGTTAGATGGGACAAAAACAGTCGACAGGAAACCTTCGGAGAGGACAAGCACGAGCTCATCTCACTAACCATCCCTCCCCTCTGTCTGGTCCCCAGACTCCTCGCTCGCTCAGCGAAAGGCAGATGGAATAGATCGGTTTATCATTTTTCTGTCTCCTTTTCCAAGAGTTATTAAAGTTCTCCTTCACTCAAAAATGGAATTTGTTGGCCAGCGCTTTCCTTGAATGTTTTACCTTCACCATGCAGAAGGATGCATGTGTGGAAATTGACTCCAGTGGGGATGTTTTCGCATTTATCTGCACAACGGGGAACGAGTTCCAGGGTTCACCTTATATCTGATTGTGATGCGGACATCCAATCATGATTTTGTTATATCACGACAGGCTACCAATCACACTGTGCAGCCTGAACAGACTGGTTCAGTGAAGAGGGGCGCGTTAAACTCGTCAAATtaacaatatttaaatatattttacttttccaTCAGGACACTGCAGCTTCTTACTTTCCGTATGGCAATTTTAACATGTAGTTTTCtaaaattctcttttttttctgcaaaaatATCAAGCTAATGGAAACAAACAATATATCTGTTAATTAAAAACAGCATAAttattccaaaaatataaaaataaacatgccaAATCGGCCATCTGACGGCCTTAAAAGCCTCAAATTCACAAAGCTCCAACACCGTCGCGCTTAATCGAAAGGTTCAAGCCGGTATCTCTGCGGGCCACATGTTCCTGTAAGTTTTTATTAATCTTGTAAAAACAGATCAGCTGATTTAGAATGAAAGTCTCGCATTCTTGCGACCTTTCGCCCTCAGCAGAAAGCCGAGGTCTATCTGGGGCAGTTGAAGATAAGGCATGTTTCTTTCTGCCATCACAGCGCTGATAAACATCGAGAGAGCAGGGTCATCGGAAGATTGATTGAGAAAGGAAACATCTCCCCTCAGGTAGCCTCACGGTgctatatttctatattttcaaACTCGGCTGCTCAAAAGTTCTTGatatcttaaaataaaacattttctagAGTAAACCTTGAAATCTATTTTCTCCTTTTAGTTGAAGCATGGAAATGTTTCGCTAGACATCGTACAatacacaaatgtatatttaacCTGATACTTCTGAATGCCACCCAAAAGTGACCCTGCTCAGACAGCAGCTTCCTACCCATACAGGATATTTACCTCTTATCGGGGCAATACTTACTGCTTTTTGGTCCGTAATTGGCGCCACCACTGCCCGGTCCCTCCAGTCAAATGTAGCAGGGAGCCGCTCCTTCTTCAgtccagagaagagaggagcTTGGTCGGCGCTCGCTTGCAGGTACAGGTCTTTGGATaacaaataaagtgttttacGTGTTTACTGGAAACAATGTTCTACTGTGCTATGAGACAGAACCTTGGCATACCTCTGAATTCCTGCTGCGAGAGGTCAGAGAACTGGTTGATGCCGTACTTGGCCGACTGCGGTGCTGAGGAGAATGAATTCAGGTATGCATGCCGCTTTATGGcgttctgcaaaaaaaaaaaaaaaacatgcacacggCAATTTAGGTTTGCTATGCCGAGCAGAAAATGTTCATAATTCTGTAATTCTGACATGAACTACACAGGAGTGAATTTGAAATACAACAAAGGTTGTTTTTGCTACTGGTGTAGTACTATACTACAATACCATACGAGACTATTGAATATACTATTCCTTTTACCATTATATTAAACAAGCCTGTCATAAAGACGGTAAATGATTATGATTTAGAGTCTGCAACAGGCAGTAAAATAAGCACTttttattatggggggggggggggtgtatgatGTAACGCACTGAGATATTTAAACTCTTCCTGCTTGATTAGTttattgcaaacagctgataaatagcATATTTGCTAATAAACCAAGTATTCAATGAGGGTTAAATAATTTTCCTTCAGAACTAATGAGGAATGTTGGTTCAATAGTTTGCCGctggtgaaaacaaaaaaagaatggcGTGAAGATAAATGTCAATGCGAAAGACGCCACTAAAGGACGCCAAACTAACCGGAAGTGGGGCTGAGCGAACATTATTTATCAAACATTAAGGCGTGGCTAATTTTACGCAGTCTCAGAATTAATTCTATTTTAGAATTGTTGTGACGTCAGTATATATTTGCGTTGAcacatgaaaagaaagaagttcAAGCAGAGGTTTCGTTTCTCAGTCTCGCCATTTCTCTCGTCTCATACCTGAAAATAGAGACGACGACGATGGAATTCTTCGCCGTCGACTTCATACGCGCGTTGAAAAATGTCTCCGAACGACCTGAAATCTACGGAAGAGCCGTTAAACTCCGTCCGCGCGTTATCCCGCGTCACATTTTGGCAGCAGCATAATAAAGAAACTATTGCGGGAAGGGTCGTTATAGCAAATAAACAAGCACGGGAGAGCATCATTTGATCAGAAACTGTCGCTCCAAACGCAATAATTCAAACACACTTCCTCTAAAGAAGAAGCGCCAGGTGAGCGGAGTTGAGGAACGATCTAATGCGCATGCGCCGCGATTGAGAGGCGTTACCTAGGAAACAGAAAGTAAAACTCATTCACAAGAAGGGGACTTTTTTCAGTGTCAAGTGCGTGaatgaattaaacattttagaaaatcGAATTAAAAATTGATAGGAGGGCAAAATTAATTCTGAAAATGTTACTATGAATGTCGGCTGACAAGTTTTGcccagttttatttttatttttttaaatgtgtcgctttcaaaatatatatatatatattttaaatatattttttatctcaTTTCATCTGTAAATACTCATCGAGTGCAAATCTCCACGAAGGCATCGCAcacgtccgacggacgctacattatgtacagtatatataaatactttGTTTTAATCTCTTATTTATATAGGTATCATAGTACTTTTGCATGTCACATTTGAGACTGGAACATGTACCCCTCTgtataaaatcaatttatatcACTTctgaacacacacccacacacacacatactaaaATAGTTGCTCTAAGGCACAGTAGCAGCTGCAGAGCATTTTTTCCAGCCCGTGCTTTGTCAGGATCAGCCAACCAGTCAGTTCACTGGGAGAAAAGTCGACTACTTTTGTGCTTTTCGGAGTGGCGTCTGATACTGCCTTCATCGTAGCCCATCTGCAACGTGCCGGAGGAAATGTCAGAGCCAACAGGGGAACTCACCAACAAGCCCTTTGCGGCCCAGTTGTCCAATGTTTACTTCAGTATCTTAGCCCTGTTCTGCTTCAAACTCTTTGTTAAGATCTCTCTCAACTTGCTGGCGTACTTCTACATTGTCCGTGGGAACCGTAAAGAGGCAGCCAGGATATCAGCAGAGTTCTATGATTACGGCCAACAACACAGTAAGTGATCATAGAATGCTTTAAAAGTCCTATTTTCTTTACTCCGGGGCTCTTTATTCCACACACTGCAGCCATTTCAAACATATATCTGTGTTTAAGCTGGATTTGATTTAATATGCAGCCAAGGCGTTTACTCTAAACCCTGCATCAGCTCCTCAGGCGTATAAGGTCATGAATAAAAGTGCTAATGTTTTTTATTCTACAACCATGTTTACATGTTTCCCActgacacacacccacacacacgctcacgaGTTCCATGTTTACAAATGAGCTATAAATACCGCTTTGCTAGTCCAATGAATACAAGAGCCAGCGACTGTATTCACACCAAAATTTATTATAGACATAATTAATGCAACTATACTTTCATTAGTTTAGAAGCTAATTATAAATCCCAAACTGTATATTCAGTATTAAATGAAGACACTTTGCTGGCATCTCTATTTCTTGAGCATATTAATAGAACACAGTcatgataccccccccccccccccccccatcatggccTAGTTTCCATCCCCAGCTATGCAGTGAACCTTCTCACACTCAGACAGCAAGCAAAACAACACAGGCTCCTTCTGGGGGGAGACATGAAGCAACAAACtcgtctgtctatctatctttCGAGGGGACGTCACATTTAAAGTGAACCGACGACATGGAATACTAATTTAGCCAAGCTTGGGGTATTTAGTCACAGTCTTGCATATATGGTCTTATTTGTTCTTGGAAATCTGGATGTTTAAATTAATGTCAGTCAAAGAAAAATAAGCTGCATGAATCTCATTAAAGACATTAGATCTATTATTTTCCATCTATTCTGATTAAAATGGGAAAAGATGAGAACGATGATGACAACGTCTGGAACGCAGCAGCTGTTGTTCTGGATATCGACTCAGGTGTtgtgaataatttattttgtttgtattgATCAAATTTAGTTTATGCTTTGTTGTTTGCATCCACATCAGATCTGTCAGTTCACTTTAATTAACGCGTGTGAATATACTGAGTTTATGGCATGAGGACTTTGAGCATTGTCATATAATATGGTGCCGTGCACGGATTCCTTTGGAGAGGAGTGACAAAACATGGACCAAATGTGGATATATGGCTTTTATCTCAGTGTATCAAATTCTAAATCAGGTTTAGGGTTGGCTTTTCATAAATTAGCTGCAATTGGACAATAAAGGTtgataaataaac of the Brachionichthys hirsutus isolate HB-005 chromosome 6, CSIRO-AGI_Bhir_v1, whole genome shotgun sequence genome contains:
- the ctso gene encoding cathepsin O, translated to MLSRACLFAITTLPAIVSLLCCCQNVTRDNARTEFNGSSVDFRSFGDIFQRAYEVDGEEFHRRRLYFQNAIKRHAYLNSFSSAPQSAKYGINQFSDLSQQEFRDLYLQASADQAPLFSGLKKERLPATFDWRDRAVVAPITDQKACGSCWAFSVVHAVQSVHAIDSSQLVELSVQQVLDCSYQNKGCNGGSPVQTLIWLKQTRMKLVPEEAYAYKAKTGICRFFSQSHGGVALNNFTARDFSDQEEAMMGQLFEHGPLTAVVDAVSWQDYQGGIIQHHCSSQYSNHAVLIVGYNTAGSIPYWIVQNSWGTSWGNEGYVYIKIGGNVCGIADSVATVFL